In Lepisosteus oculatus isolate fLepOcu1 chromosome 17, fLepOcu1.hap2, whole genome shotgun sequence, a genomic segment contains:
- the LOC107079318 gene encoding sperm acrosome-associated protein 5-like, translating into MKSLSGAVALALLAAVTLMSPTTDAKVFTKCELLQRMKPEMPKTMPNIEEIMAKAICKVEKTTGFDTTRVNPSKTLTLPPEVLKLVGLGGGLGDGSRQNQSAPGGLPAGPRPGSPNGPPNPPPGNSINLGDLFGIFQLSNRFACSDGITPSHNVCSMDCNKLIDDDITDDITCTKTLITLMKQKLPNTPEAMKTMQTMMESMFSEIDCLTKDPAVYFAGC; encoded by the exons ATGAAGTctctctctggtgcagtggcacTGGCCCTCCTAGCTGCTGTGACGCTCATGTCACCCACCACCGACGCCAAGGTTTTCACCAAGTGTGAACTCCTGCAGAGGATGAAGCCTGAAATGCCCAAGACCATGCCCAACATCGAGGAGATCATGGCAAAAG CTATCTGCAAGGTGGAGAAGACCACTGGCTTCGACACCACCCGTGTCAACCCCTCCAAGACCCTGACCCTGCCTCCCGAGGTGCTGAAGCTGGTGGGCCTGGGCGGAGGACTAGGGGACGGCAGCAGGCAGAACCAGTCAGCGCCAGGCGGGCTGCCGGCCGGACCCCGACCCGGCAGCCCTAACGGGCCCCCCAATCCACCCCCCGGAAACTCCATCAATTTAGGGGACCTGTTCGGGATCTTCCAGCTCAGCAACCGTTTTGCCTGCAGCGACGGAATCACTCCCTCGCACAACGTGTGCAGCATGGACTGCAACA agctgattgatgatgacatcaccGACGACATCACTTGCACGAAGACGCTCATTACGCTGATGAAGCA gaAACTACCTAATACTCCCGAGGCCATGAAGACTATGCAGACAAT GATGGAGTCGATGTTCAGCGAAATTGACTGCCTTACTAAGGACCCGGCTGTCTATTTCGCCGGCTGTTAA